In Pseudomonas sp. LRP2-20, the genomic window TCGGTATCCTCAAGTACGTTGGCAAACGGCGTCAGGCGGCGCAGGAGCTTTGCATCATTCCAGTCATGGGGCTGCTCGTGGGCCAGGCGCCAGGCTCCCTGGCCGTTGCCGTGCAGCTGCGGGGAATAGGCCGTCGGGTCGCTGGGGTGACGGGCATGCCACTGACCCGAGCGCTCCTCAAAGACCTCGAGAAGCTGGTTATCAAGTTGCACATAGGTCTTGCCGTCGCAGTGGTAGAGACCTTGATCATCAGGCAGCACGGACTCGGGTAAGGTCATGTCGCTGAAGTAGCCGGTCATGTCGGAGTTCCAAAGTACCTCCTTGCCTTCTTTCCTGACGCTTTCCAGCGCGTCGACGAACCCCGATGCCTTGAGCGCCTTGCTGGCACCCGCGAAACCAGCCGCCACCACGGCATTGATGGCCAACGACTCGAGTTGCTGCAGTGCCTCGTGGGTGTCGCCTTCTTCCCACGCCTCGAAACCGGTGAATACCGAGTCCATCAAGTCGTAGGCAAACACCCCGAGCATCACCGCATCCAGCCCGGGGACGAAGAAAGCGGCGACATTTAGCAGGTTCATGCCTGCGTCCACCCATTGCTGCAGCCGCGCCTTGCGGGCCTTGGCGTTGGCATCGGCGGTGGGCACTGCGATGGCGCGGGCATCTGCCTTGAGGCGGCGCTTGTGGCTGTGGAACAGCACTGGCCAGATGGACAAGACCAGGCGGGTTCGGTTGAAACGCAGCTCGGGCTTCTTGCGCAGTTTGCGCACCCCGTCGCGAGTTTCGAACAAGGCGTCATCGAACTTGCGGCTGAGTTCGGCTTGGTTGTTCTTCTCTGCGAAACCGACCAGACGCTGGCGGAAGGTGGTTTGCGGCAAGCGCTGGCGCAGGTGCGCACGGGCTTCTGCCGATGAAGCAAATTCCCTTACCGGGTGCTCGCTGTCCTGGGGGATGTAGAGAATGCAGGGGTTGATCTGGCTGGCCTCATCCGGGCCGATCAGCAGAACATCATGTATCGGGATGTCGAACAGGCTGAAGCGCCAGCAGTGCAGCGTGTGCTCACCGTAGCGTGGCGTGCTGGTGCCGTCGCACAGTTGAGCCAGGGCATCGCGACCTTTGCTCGACAGCAGGTCTTTGAGTGCAGCGATCTCTGCCTCGGTGCTCAACGCCTGTCGGCTTGCGTCTATCCACAGCTGCTGGATCGTCGCCTGTGCCGGGCCGTCGTAAATACTCTGCAGGTGTTCCTGATACTGGCGGCCCAGGTCCAGATCACGGCAAAGGTCGACGAACGCTTGAAGTTCGAGGTCGGGCAGCGGTGCGTCGTTGTTCGGGCCAACGGTCAGGGCGTCGAACGGGCCCAGGTCGTCTGGCCCCTGAAAATTGTGCAGTGCGGCCTCCAGTAATGAGCGCCTTTGTGCCGGCCCATCAGGGCGCTTGATCAGTTCAGGCTCATTGCCGAAATCCAGGCCAGGGGGATTTTGCTGCGTGGTATAGACCTTGAACGGCTGGTGCAGGTATTGGGCTTTTTCGACGTCGATAGCCTGGGCCAGCCGGCGCTCCAGCAAAGGCTTGCAGAATTCGCCGATCTGCCTGAAGTCCTTGAGCGCTGTTCGCAGCGCCTTGTATTGCATATCGCGCAACGCGATGAGCTGGCGAACTTGAGTCTGATCTTCAGCGCTGGCGGCGGCGAACCAGGCATGGGGCGAGCCGTTTTCGTCGAGGTAGTCCTTGCGTACGCGCTGCACGATGCGGCTGATGTGTTCGGGGTGCAGGGTCCGAGCCCAGGCGGGAAGGGTGCGGACAATCTGGGCCTGGTGATAGGGCACGGTAGTGCTGTTCATGCGCGATGCTCCGTGGTTGAGGGAGGCATCAGTCGACCGGTATCGCCTGGCGCTGTGGTGGTATTTAATTGCATGCGCAGGTCGGTCCTGTGCACGCGAGGGTCGGTAGGGGAGCAGCGTGGACGGGTTGCCTGGGGGATGGTGGAGTACGGCATGGCGTGGGCATGCCGTGTGGGTGGCGTCGGCGCACGGGGAGTGGGCCGACGCCACGTGATGCCTGGCCACGGGCCGGCACTCTGTCAGGGAGAACTTCGATGCATTCGCTGTGCAGTCCCAAGGATCACCTGCTGGACCTCGACGGTATTGAAATAGCGGTACGCACCTGGGGGCCGGAAGATGGCATTCCGGTGCTGGCCGTACATGGCTGGCTGGATAACGCCGCTTCGTTCGAGCGCCTGGGGCCATTGCTGGAGGGCTGCTTCGTGGTAGCCCCTGATCTGGTCGGCCACGGTCGTTCCGATCACCGCCGCCACGACAGCGGTTACTACCTCTGGGAGCATGCCGAGGACATGCTGGCGGTCACCGATAGCCTGGGCCTGTCCCAGTTTCATGTACTCGCCCATGGCATGGGGACCGGCATTGCCTCGCTGCTCGCCGCCATGACCAGCGGCATTGCCAGCATGATCTTCCTCGATGGCATGGGGGCGCCATTCACCGTGGCCGAGGATGACCGCGTGCAGCACCTGGCACGTGCCTACCGCCTCAAGCGGATGGTCCAGCGCAGCCAGTTGCAAGGTTTTGCCGAAACCCCCAACAGCCGATTCGACAACCTGGAAACCGCGCTCGAGCAACGGCGCAAGCGCCTGGATGGCGAGTTGGCGGAAGACGCCGCACGACTGCTGGCCTTGCGCGACCTGTTGCAACTGGCCGAAGGCTATTGCTGGCGCCACGACCCGCGCCTGGTGCTGCCCGAGCCGATGCCGCTGACCGAACGCGAGGCCTGCGACCTGCTGCGGGAAGTCCGTTGCCCGTTGTACCTGATGTTCGGCAGGCAGGGCGCTTTTGCTGGCAATGGGTTCGAAAAGCGCCAGGCGGCGTTGCCCGGCCACGCGAAGGTATCCTGGCACCCCGGTGGGCACCATTTCCACCTGGAGGCGCCGGACCGGGCGCTGGTCGACCAGATCCTGCGCATCCTCGCCCGGCATGAGGGCGGTCTGTTGCAGCGGCTGGTGAATGAGTAGCGGGTAATGGCCAGCGGACCAGGTCCTGGGCTATGGTGGCGAACGCTATCGGGCAATCGCCACAAGGAGACCTGGCATGCGGCCGTTCGCCATCAAGCACATCGACCATTTGGTACTGCGGGTCACCGACTTGCAGCGCAGCGTGGCTTTTTACCGCGACCTGCTGGGTTGCACCGTCAGCCGTGAACGCCCGGATCTGGGCATGGTTCACCTGGCAACCGGGTCGGCAATGATCGACCTGGTGACGCTCGACGGCCCGCTGGGCCTGCCCGGTGGTGCGGCGCCGGGCGCGGAAGGTCGCAACCTGCACCACTTCTGCCTGCGCATCGACCGGTTCGACGAGCAGGCGCTGACGGCTTACCTGCACGCGGCTGGGGTAGCGGTCGAGCCGGCAGAAAAACGTTATGGCGCTGAAGGCGAGGGGCTGTCGCTGTACTGCTTCGACCCTGATGGCAATCAAGTCGAACTCAAGGGCCCGGTCGAGGGGGCGGCATGACGCAGATCACCCTGGCCGAGCACTGGATCGATACGCCCGACGGCACGCTGTTCGCCCAGCACTGGCGACCACAAAACGCACCGGGCGTGCCGATCATACTGCTGCACGATTCGCTGGGTTGCGTTGCCTTGTGGCGTGACTTCCCCGAACGGCTGGCAGTGGCGACCGGGCACTGGGTGATTGCCTATGACCGGCTGGGCTTTGGCCGCTCCGATGCGCACCCGGGCCGCTTGCGCCGGGGCTTTGTCGAGGCCGAGGCGCAGCTGGGCTTCGCGGCGTTGCGGCGGCAGTTGGAGATCGGCGATTTCATCGTCTTTGGTCACAGCGTCGGCGGCGGCATGGCCGTCGGCTGCGCCGCGACCCATGGCAACCATTGTCGAGGCCTGATCACCGAATCGGCCCAGGCCTTTGTCGAAG contains:
- a CDS encoding alpha/beta fold hydrolase, which encodes MTQITLAEHWIDTPDGTLFAQHWRPQNAPGVPIILLHDSLGCVALWRDFPERLAVATGHWVIAYDRLGFGRSDAHPGRLRRGFVEAEAQLGFAALRRQLEIGDFIVFGHSVGGGMAVGCAATHGNHCRGLITESAQAFVEDLTLQGIADANRQFAEPGQLQRLARYHGDKAEWVLRAWVDTWLDEAFADWNLDGLLAKVHCPLLSLHGDQDEFGSPAHPRRFTTLAAGPSVMRLLPGCGHVPHREQAEVVLAEVQRFLG
- a CDS encoding VOC family protein codes for the protein MRPFAIKHIDHLVLRVTDLQRSVAFYRDLLGCTVSRERPDLGMVHLATGSAMIDLVTLDGPLGLPGGAAPGAEGRNLHHFCLRIDRFDEQALTAYLHAAGVAVEPAEKRYGAEGEGLSLYCFDPDGNQVELKGPVEGAA
- a CDS encoding alpha/beta fold hydrolase, whose protein sequence is MHSLCSPKDHLLDLDGIEIAVRTWGPEDGIPVLAVHGWLDNAASFERLGPLLEGCFVVAPDLVGHGRSDHRRHDSGYYLWEHAEDMLAVTDSLGLSQFHVLAHGMGTGIASLLAAMTSGIASMIFLDGMGAPFTVAEDDRVQHLARAYRLKRMVQRSQLQGFAETPNSRFDNLETALEQRRKRLDGELAEDAARLLALRDLLQLAEGYCWRHDPRLVLPEPMPLTEREACDLLREVRCPLYLMFGRQGAFAGNGFEKRQAALPGHAKVSWHPGGHHFHLEAPDRALVDQILRILARHEGGLLQRLVNE